A window from Streptomyces sp. NBC_00335 encodes these proteins:
- a CDS encoding beta-N-acetylhexosaminidase, producing MDLIPVPQVAVPDGGGRRLVLGPEPVLTAGPGSEGVARWLRRELGSATGWSLPAAAAGARGDVRLRIDPEGAGELGPESYGITVDADGVELTGASPAGLFWAAQTLRQLLGPDAYRKAPLPGRTWSLPYVGIADGPRFAWRGLMLDVARHFLPKDAVLRYIDLLAAHKLNVLHLHLTDDQGWRVEIKRYPRLTEVGAWRARSRWGHRASPLWNETPHGGFYTQDDLREIVAYAAERHVRVVPEIDVPGHSQAAIAAYPELGNTDVVDTAALGVWDDWGINENVLAPTEAVLRFYEGVFEELLELFPAEVSPFVHIGGDECPKAQWKASAVAQERIRELGVDGEDGLQSWFIRHFDGWLAERGRRLIGWDEILEGGLAPGAAVSSWRGYAGGIAAAEAGHDVVMCPEQQVYLDHRQAGGGDEPMPIGYVRTLEDVYRFEPVPPKLSEEAAAHVLGAQANVWTEVMEDQSRVDYQAFPRLTAFAEVVWSRLPRPEERDYADFEARMTAHYRRLDALGVGYRPPGGPLPWQRRPGVLGRPIEGAPPNV from the coding sequence ATGGACCTGATCCCCGTACCCCAGGTCGCGGTTCCGGACGGGGGCGGCCGCCGCCTCGTGCTGGGGCCCGAGCCGGTCCTGACGGCCGGGCCGGGCTCCGAGGGAGTCGCCCGGTGGCTGCGCCGGGAGCTGGGTTCCGCCACCGGCTGGAGCCTGCCGGCCGCGGCGGCCGGTGCGCGCGGCGACGTACGGCTGCGGATCGATCCGGAAGGCGCCGGCGAACTCGGGCCGGAGTCCTACGGGATCACCGTCGACGCCGACGGAGTGGAGCTGACCGGCGCGAGCCCGGCCGGGCTGTTCTGGGCCGCCCAGACGCTGCGTCAGCTCCTGGGCCCCGACGCCTACCGGAAGGCCCCGCTGCCCGGCCGGACCTGGAGCCTGCCGTACGTGGGCATCGCGGACGGCCCCCGCTTCGCGTGGCGCGGCCTGATGCTCGACGTCGCCCGGCACTTCCTGCCCAAGGACGCGGTGCTGCGGTACATCGACCTGCTCGCCGCCCACAAGCTCAACGTGCTCCACCTGCACCTGACGGACGATCAGGGCTGGCGGGTCGAGATCAAGCGCTACCCGAGGCTCACCGAGGTCGGCGCGTGGCGGGCCCGCAGCCGGTGGGGCCACCGGGCCTCGCCGCTGTGGAACGAGACCCCGCACGGCGGCTTCTACACCCAGGACGACCTGCGCGAGATCGTCGCGTACGCGGCGGAGCGGCACGTGCGGGTGGTGCCGGAGATCGACGTGCCGGGGCACTCGCAGGCCGCGATCGCCGCGTACCCGGAGCTCGGGAACACCGACGTCGTGGACACGGCCGCACTCGGGGTGTGGGACGACTGGGGCATCAACGAGAACGTGCTCGCGCCCACCGAGGCCGTCCTGCGGTTCTACGAGGGGGTCTTCGAGGAACTGCTGGAGCTGTTCCCGGCCGAGGTCTCGCCCTTCGTGCACATCGGCGGCGACGAGTGCCCCAAGGCGCAGTGGAAGGCCTCCGCGGTCGCGCAGGAGCGGATCCGCGAGCTGGGGGTCGACGGCGAGGACGGTCTGCAGTCCTGGTTCATCCGGCACTTCGACGGCTGGCTCGCCGAGCGCGGCCGCCGGCTCATCGGCTGGGACGAGATCCTGGAGGGCGGCCTGGCTCCGGGAGCGGCCGTGTCCTCCTGGCGCGGCTACGCGGGCGGCATCGCCGCCGCCGAGGCCGGCCACGACGTGGTGATGTGCCCCGAGCAGCAGGTGTACCTGGACCACCGTCAGGCGGGCGGCGGGGACGAGCCGATGCCCATCGGGTACGTACGGACATTGGAGGATGTGTACCGGTTCGAACCGGTACCGCCGAAGTTGTCCGAAGAGGCCGCCGCCCACGTGCTGGGCGCGCAGGCCAACGTGTGGACCGAGGTGATGGAGGACCAGAGCCGCGTCGACTACCAGGCGTTCCCGCGCCTCACCGCCTTCGCCGAGGTGGTGTGGTCCCGGCTGCCGCGGCCCGAGGAGCGGGACTACGCGGACTTCGAGGCGCGGATGACGGCGCACTACCGGCGCCTGGACGCCCTCGGGGTCGGCTACCGGCCGCCGGGCGGCCCGTTGCCGTGGCAGCGCAGGCCCGGAGTGCTCGGCCGCCCGATCGAGGGAGCGCCCCCGAACGTGTGA
- a CDS encoding DUF3039 domain-containing protein, whose protein sequence is MSTLEPDRGTGTGTLVEPTPQVSHGDGDHERFAHYVQKDKIMESALGGTPVVALCGKVWVPGRDPKKYPVCPMCKEIYESMGPGGDKDKGGKDGK, encoded by the coding sequence ATGAGCACTCTTGAGCCCGATCGCGGGACTGGTACGGGGACCCTCGTAGAGCCGACGCCGCAGGTGTCCCACGGCGACGGCGACCACGAGCGCTTCGCCCACTACGTCCAGAAGGACAAGATCATGGAGAGCGCGCTCGGGGGCACCCCCGTCGTCGCGCTCTGCGGCAAGGTCTGGGTTCCGGGCCGCGACCCGAAGAAGTACCCGGTCTGCCCCATGTGCAAGGAGATCTACGAGTCCATGGGCCCCGGCGGGGACAAGGACAAGGGCGGCAAGGACGGGAAGTAG
- a CDS encoding YqgE/AlgH family protein, giving the protein MTEVSSLTGRLLVATPALADPNFDRAVVLLLDHDEQGSLGVVLNRPTPVGVGDVLLPWAPLAKDPGVVFQGGPVALDSALGLAVIPGEEGPLGWRRVHGAIGLVDLEAPPELLAAALGGLRIFAGYSGWGPGQLEEELGVGAWYVVDSEPGDVSFPDPERLWRAVLRRQRSELAMVATYADDPSLN; this is encoded by the coding sequence ATGACCGAGGTGTCCTCCCTCACAGGGCGGCTGCTCGTGGCCACCCCCGCCCTCGCGGACCCGAATTTCGACCGCGCGGTGGTGCTGCTGCTCGACCACGACGAGCAGGGCTCGCTCGGCGTCGTCCTCAACCGGCCCACCCCGGTGGGCGTCGGTGACGTCCTGCTGCCCTGGGCTCCGCTGGCCAAGGACCCCGGAGTGGTCTTCCAGGGCGGCCCGGTGGCGCTGGACTCCGCGCTGGGGCTGGCGGTCATCCCGGGCGAGGAGGGACCGCTCGGCTGGCGCCGGGTGCACGGGGCGATCGGCCTGGTGGACCTGGAGGCCCCGCCGGAACTCCTCGCGGCGGCCCTCGGCGGCCTGCGCATCTTCGCCGGGTACTCGGGCTGGGGCCCGGGGCAGCTGGAGGAGGAACTGGGCGTGGGCGCCTGGTACGTCGTCGACTCGGAGCCGGGCGACGTCTCCTTCCCGGACCCCGAGCGGCTCTGGCGCGCCGTGCTGCGGCGCCAGCGCAGCGAGCTGGCCATGGTGGCCACGTACGCGGACGACCCGTCGCTGAACTGA
- a CDS encoding NAD-dependent malic enzyme: MATAPSVSYSMTVRLEVPASGTAVSQLTTAVESSGGSVTGLDVTASGHEKLRIDVTIAATSTAHADEIVEKLRGIEGVSLGKVSDRTFLMHLGGKIEMQSKHPIRNRDDLSMIYTPGVARVCMAIAENPEDARRLTIKRNSVAVVTDGSAVLGLGNIGPMAALPVMEGKAALFKRFAGIDAWPICLDTQDSDEIVAIVKAIAPGFAGINLEDISAPRCFEIEARLREALDIPVFHDDQHGTAIVVLAALTNALRVVGKAVGDVKVVMSGAGAAGTAILKLLLAAGVKNAVSADIHGVVHVDRPDLVDAAPDSPLRWIADNTNPEGYTGTLKEAVAGADVFIGVSAPNVLSGEDVAAMAEGAIVFALANPDPEVDPAIARQTAAVVATGRSDFPNQINNVLVFPGVFRGLLDAQSRTVNTEMMLAAASALADVVGEDELNANYIIPSVFNDKVAGAVAGAVRKAASAAVTAPTSA; the protein is encoded by the coding sequence ATGGCAACGGCGCCCAGCGTCTCGTACTCGATGACGGTCCGCCTGGAAGTGCCCGCGAGCGGTACCGCGGTCTCCCAGCTCACCACCGCCGTGGAGTCCTCCGGTGGCTCGGTCACCGGCCTCGACGTGACCGCATCCGGCCACGAGAAGCTCCGTATCGACGTCACCATCGCCGCGACGTCCACGGCGCACGCCGACGAGATCGTCGAGAAGCTCCGCGGGATCGAGGGGGTCAGCCTCGGCAAGGTCTCCGACCGCACCTTCCTGATGCACCTCGGCGGCAAGATCGAGATGCAGTCGAAGCACCCCATCCGCAACCGCGACGACCTCTCGATGATCTACACCCCGGGCGTGGCCCGCGTGTGCATGGCGATCGCCGAGAACCCCGAGGACGCCCGCCGTCTGACCATCAAGCGCAACTCCGTCGCAGTCGTGACGGACGGCAGCGCCGTGCTGGGCCTCGGCAACATCGGCCCGATGGCCGCGCTGCCCGTCATGGAGGGCAAGGCGGCCCTCTTCAAGCGCTTCGCCGGCATCGACGCATGGCCGATCTGCCTGGACACCCAGGACTCCGACGAGATCGTCGCCATCGTCAAGGCGATCGCCCCGGGCTTCGCGGGCATCAACCTGGAGGACATCTCCGCGCCGCGCTGCTTCGAGATCGAAGCCCGGCTGCGCGAGGCCCTCGACATCCCCGTCTTCCACGACGACCAGCACGGCACCGCCATCGTGGTCCTCGCCGCCCTCACCAACGCACTGCGCGTGGTGGGCAAGGCCGTTGGCGACGTCAAGGTGGTCATGTCGGGCGCCGGAGCCGCCGGTACCGCCATCCTCAAGCTGCTCCTCGCCGCGGGCGTCAAGAACGCCGTCAGCGCCGACATCCACGGCGTGGTGCACGTGGACCGCCCCGACCTCGTCGACGCGGCCCCGGACTCCCCGCTGCGCTGGATCGCCGACAACACCAACCCCGAGGGCTACACGGGCACCCTGAAGGAGGCCGTGGCGGGCGCCGACGTGTTCATCGGCGTCTCGGCCCCCAACGTCCTGTCCGGCGAGGACGTGGCCGCCATGGCGGAAGGCGCGATCGTGTTCGCGCTCGCGAACCCGGACCCCGAGGTGGACCCGGCGATCGCCCGCCAGACCGCCGCCGTCGTGGCCACCGGCCGTTCCGACTTCCCGAACCAGATCAACAACGTGCTGGTCTTCCCGGGTGTCTTCCGCGGCCTGCTGGACGCCCAGTCGCGCACGGTCAACACCGAGATGATGCTGGCCGCCGCGAGCGCCCTGGCCGACGTGGTCGGCGAGGACGAGCTGAACGCGAACTACATCATCCCGTCGGTCTTCAACGACAAGGTCGCGGGCGCGGTCGCCGGAGCCGTCCGCAAGGCCGCCTCCGCGGCTGTGACGGCGCCCACCTCCGCCTGA
- a CDS encoding HelD family protein, translating to MAAQNAAVDSTADSVRDREIAVEQTHLDHVYRRLEEKIHEAEFLMNDAAKRGQVGTPGALAERDAQVFRAGIHLNRLNNEFEDFLFGRIDLVLGKDGERGPDGAFTSVEPADDAIRTDLTADIAETLHIGRIGVLDSDYAPLVIDWRAPAAAPFYRSTPKDPGRVVRRRVIRSKGRKVLGVEDDLMRPEVTAFLDGDELPVIGDGALMAALGRARTHSMRDIVSSIQAEQDLVIRAPAASVAEVAGGPGTGKTAVALHRAAYLLYQDRRRYSGGILIVSPTPLLVAYTEGVLPSLGEEGQVAIRALGSLVDGAEATTYDDPSTARIKGSSRMLKVLRKAVRGALEFGGPGGTPAPDRLRVVAFGRRQELEAPDLDRIRQNVLSGTAPVNLLRPRARKLLLDALYSKSGGAGRHSDPELAAELRSAFDEDISTEDAFIDFLNAWWPELTPRAVLASMADERRLSRWSRRDLNPRETRQVARSLRRVGPDGKGALSVHDVALLDELQQLLGAPARPKRKRELNPLDQLSGLEELMPTREETQWERAERLAAERTEYAHVIVDEAQDLTPMQWRMVGRRGRGGTWTVVGDPAQSSWTDPQEAAAARDEALGTRPRRKFTLTVNYRNPAEVAEVASRVLKLAAPGTEPPTAVRSTGLLPRFTAVVEDLRSTVVEETRRLLEQVDGTVGVVVAMDRRAEAAGWLAHLGERAVALGSLEAKGLEYDATVVVSPAEIADESPAGLRVLYVALTRATQQLTVISTDRDAPDAEGVAALLQP from the coding sequence GTGGCCGCGCAGAATGCCGCTGTCGACAGCACGGCGGATTCCGTCCGCGATCGGGAGATCGCGGTCGAGCAGACGCATCTCGATCACGTGTACCGACGCCTTGAGGAGAAGATCCACGAGGCGGAGTTCCTGATGAACGACGCCGCCAAGCGTGGCCAGGTCGGCACGCCCGGCGCCCTCGCGGAACGGGACGCGCAGGTGTTCCGTGCCGGAATCCACCTCAACCGTCTCAACAACGAGTTCGAGGACTTCCTGTTCGGCCGCATCGACCTGGTCCTCGGCAAGGACGGGGAGCGGGGCCCCGACGGCGCCTTCACCTCCGTCGAGCCCGCCGACGACGCGATCCGTACCGACCTCACGGCCGACATCGCCGAGACGCTCCACATCGGCCGCATCGGGGTCCTCGACTCCGACTACGCGCCGCTCGTCATCGACTGGCGCGCCCCCGCGGCCGCGCCGTTCTACCGCTCCACCCCCAAGGATCCCGGCCGCGTCGTGCGCCGCCGCGTCATCCGCTCCAAGGGCCGCAAGGTGCTCGGAGTCGAGGACGACCTGATGCGCCCCGAGGTGACCGCCTTCCTCGACGGGGACGAGCTGCCCGTCATCGGCGACGGCGCCCTGATGGCCGCCCTGGGGCGGGCCCGTACCCACTCGATGCGCGACATCGTCTCCTCCATCCAGGCCGAGCAGGACCTCGTCATCCGGGCGCCCGCCGCCTCGGTCGCCGAGGTCGCGGGCGGACCGGGCACCGGCAAGACCGCCGTCGCCCTGCACCGCGCCGCCTACCTGCTCTACCAGGACCGCCGGCGCTACTCCGGCGGCATCCTGATCGTCTCCCCGACCCCGCTGCTGGTGGCCTACACCGAGGGTGTCCTGCCCTCCCTCGGCGAGGAGGGCCAGGTCGCCATCCGGGCGCTCGGCTCGCTCGTCGACGGGGCCGAGGCGACCACGTACGACGACCCGTCCACGGCACGCATCAAGGGCTCGTCCCGGATGCTGAAGGTGTTGCGCAAGGCCGTACGGGGCGCCCTGGAGTTCGGCGGTCCCGGCGGGACCCCCGCCCCCGACCGGCTGCGCGTGGTGGCCTTCGGGCGCCGCCAGGAGCTGGAGGCCCCCGACCTCGACCGGATCCGGCAGAACGTCCTGTCCGGCACCGCCCCCGTCAACCTGCTGCGCCCGCGCGCCCGCAAGCTCCTGCTGGACGCGCTGTACTCCAAGTCCGGCGGCGCCGGCCGGCACAGCGACCCGGAGCTCGCGGCCGAGCTGCGCTCCGCCTTCGACGAGGACATCTCGACGGAGGACGCGTTCATCGACTTCCTGAACGCCTGGTGGCCCGAGCTGACCCCGCGCGCCGTGCTGGCCTCCATGGCCGACGAGCGGCGCCTGTCGCGCTGGTCGCGCCGGGACCTGAACCCGCGCGAGACCCGCCAGGTGGCGCGCTCCCTGCGCCGGGTGGGCCCGGACGGCAAGGGCGCCCTGTCGGTGCACGACGTGGCGCTGCTGGACGAGCTCCAGCAGCTGCTGGGCGCGCCCGCACGGCCGAAGCGGAAGCGGGAGCTGAACCCGCTGGACCAGCTGAGCGGGCTGGAGGAGCTGATGCCCACCCGCGAGGAGACCCAGTGGGAGCGGGCGGAGCGGCTCGCGGCGGAGCGCACCGAGTACGCGCACGTCATCGTCGACGAGGCGCAGGACCTGACGCCGATGCAGTGGCGGATGGTCGGCCGCCGCGGCCGGGGCGGCACGTGGACGGTGGTCGGTGACCCGGCGCAGTCCTCGTGGACCGATCCGCAGGAGGCGGCCGCAGCGCGCGACGAGGCGCTGGGCACGCGGCCGCGGCGCAAGTTCACCCTGACGGTGAACTACCGCAACCCGGCCGAGGTCGCCGAGGTCGCCTCGCGCGTGCTGAAGCTGGCCGCGCCGGGCACGGAGCCGCCGACGGCGGTGCGCTCCACGGGCCTGCTGCCGCGCTTCACGGCGGTCGTTGAGGATCTGCGCTCCACCGTCGTGGAGGAGACCCGGCGGCTGCTGGAGCAGGTGGACGGCACCGTCGGCGTGGTCGTGGCCATGGACCGGCGCGCGGAGGCCGCGGGGTGGCTCGCGCACCTGGGGGAGCGGGCGGTCGCGCTGGGCAGCCTGGAGGCGAAGGGCCTGGAGTACGACGCCACGGTGGTCGTCTCCCCGGCGGAGATCGCGGACGAGTCCCCGGCCGGCCTGCGGGTGCTCTACGTGGCCCTGACCCGTGCGACGCAGCAGCTGACGGTGATCTCCACCGACCGGGACGCCCCGGACGCCGAGGGGGTCGCGGCGCTGCTCCAGCCGTAG
- the murA gene encoding UDP-N-acetylglucosamine 1-carboxyvinyltransferase — protein MTGISDDVLLVHGGTPLEGEIRVRGAKNLVPKAMVAALLGSEPSRLRNVPDIRDVRVVRGLLQLHGVTVRPGDEPGELVLDPSHVESANVADIDAHAGSSRIPILFCGPLLHRLGHAFIPGLGGCDIGGRPIDFHFEVLRQFGATIEKREGGQYLEAPQRLRGCKIRLPYPSVGSTEQVLLTAVLAEGVTELSNAAVEPEIEDLICVLQKMGAIISMDTDRTIRITGVDRLGGYNHKALPDRLEAASWASAALATGGNIYVRGAQQRSMMTFLNTFRRVGGAFEIDDDGIRFWHPGGPLNAIALETDVHPGFQTDWQQPLVVALTQATGLSIVHETVYESRLGFTSALNQMGAHIQLYRECLGGSACRFGQRNFLHSAVVSGPTKLQGADLVIPDLRGGFSYLIAALAAEGTSRVHGIDLINRGYENFMEKLVELGAKVELPGGDLV, from the coding sequence ATGACCGGCATCAGTGACGATGTACTGCTTGTCCACGGCGGAACTCCGCTCGAGGGCGAGATCCGTGTCCGCGGCGCGAAGAACCTCGTACCCAAGGCGATGGTCGCGGCCCTGCTCGGCAGCGAGCCGAGCCGGCTGCGCAACGTTCCCGACATCCGGGACGTCCGGGTCGTGCGCGGGCTGCTCCAGCTGCACGGGGTGACCGTCCGCCCCGGTGACGAACCGGGCGAGCTGGTGCTCGACCCCTCGCACGTCGAGAGCGCGAACGTCGCCGACATCGACGCGCACGCGGGGTCCTCGCGGATCCCGATCCTGTTCTGCGGCCCGCTGCTGCACCGCCTCGGCCACGCCTTCATCCCGGGCCTGGGCGGCTGCGACATCGGCGGCCGGCCGATCGACTTCCACTTCGAGGTGCTCCGCCAGTTCGGCGCGACCATCGAGAAGCGCGAGGGCGGTCAGTACCTGGAGGCCCCCCAGCGCCTGCGCGGCTGCAAGATCCGCCTGCCCTACCCGTCGGTCGGCTCGACCGAGCAGGTGCTGCTGACGGCCGTCCTGGCCGAGGGCGTCACCGAGCTCAGCAACGCCGCCGTCGAACCGGAGATCGAAGACCTCATCTGCGTCCTGCAGAAGATGGGCGCGATCATCTCCATGGACACCGACCGGACCATCCGGATCACCGGTGTCGACCGCCTGGGCGGCTACAACCACAAGGCGCTCCCGGACCGGCTGGAAGCCGCCTCCTGGGCGTCCGCGGCGCTCGCCACCGGCGGAAACATCTACGTGCGCGGCGCGCAGCAGCGTTCGATGATGACGTTCCTGAACACCTTCCGCCGGGTCGGCGGGGCGTTCGAGATCGACGACGACGGCATCCGCTTCTGGCACCCGGGCGGCCCGCTCAACGCCATCGCGCTGGAGACGGACGTCCACCCCGGCTTCCAGACCGACTGGCAGCAGCCGCTGGTCGTGGCGCTGACCCAGGCCACCGGCCTGTCGATCGTCCACGAGACGGTCTACGAGTCCCGTCTGGGATTCACCTCCGCGCTCAACCAGATGGGCGCGCACATCCAGCTCTACCGCGAGTGCCTGGGCGGCAGCGCCTGCCGCTTCGGCCAGCGCAACTTCCTGCACTCGGCCGTCGTCTCGGGGCCCACCAAGCTCCAGGGCGCCGATCTGGTCATCCCCGACCTGCGCGGCGGGTTCTCGTACCTGATCGCGGCGCTCGCCGCCGAGGGCACCTCGCGGGTGCACGGCATCGACCTGATCAACCGGGGCTACGAGAACTTCATGGAGAAGCTCGTGGAACTGGGCGCCAAGGTCGAACTTCCGGGCGGCGACCTCGTCTGA
- a CDS encoding HU family DNA-binding protein: MNRSELVAALSERAEVTRKDADAVLAALAETVGEIVAKGDEKVTIPGFLTFERTHRAARTARNPQTGDPIQIPAGYSVKVSAGSKLKEAAKGK; this comes from the coding sequence ATGAACCGCAGTGAGCTGGTGGCCGCTCTGTCCGAGCGCGCCGAGGTGACCCGCAAGGACGCCGACGCCGTTCTGGCCGCGCTCGCCGAGACCGTCGGCGAGATTGTCGCCAAGGGCGACGAGAAGGTCACCATCCCCGGCTTCCTGACCTTCGAGCGCACCCACCGTGCCGCTCGCACCGCGCGCAACCCGCAGACCGGCGACCCCATCCAGATCCCGGCCGGCTACAGCGTGAAGGTCTCCGCGGGCTCCAAGCTCAAGGAAGCCGCCAAGGGCAAGTAG
- a CDS encoding FAD binding domain-containing protein produces MTTHAPQARDSSQGPRSDPRAGNAAQSVTLPASLDEAVAALAAMPAAVPVAGGTDLMAAVNAGLLRPAALVGLGRINEIRGWQYQDGHALLGAGLTHARMGRPDFAALIPALAAAARASGPPQIRNAGTLGGNIATAAPTGDALPVLAALEAVLVIVGPGGSRREIPVSHLLAGREMLRPGELIGFVRVPLLHAPQVFLKATGRTGPGRAVASVGLVLDPARRGVRCAIGAVAPMPLRPLEAEQWVASLIDWDGDRSLAPEALEAFGEYVAAACVPDQGEPVAPAVLHLRRTVAVLARRALGRALSS; encoded by the coding sequence TTGACCACGCACGCACCGCAGGCACGGGATTCGTCCCAGGGGCCCCGCAGCGACCCGCGGGCGGGGAACGCGGCGCAGTCCGTGACGCTGCCGGCCTCGCTCGACGAGGCCGTGGCGGCGCTCGCGGCCATGCCCGCCGCCGTCCCCGTGGCGGGCGGCACCGACCTCATGGCCGCCGTCAACGCGGGACTCCTGCGCCCCGCCGCCCTGGTGGGCCTCGGCCGGATCAACGAGATCCGCGGCTGGCAGTACCAGGACGGCCACGCGCTCCTCGGCGCCGGCCTCACGCACGCGCGCATGGGCCGGCCGGACTTCGCCGCCCTCATCCCGGCCCTGGCCGCCGCCGCGCGCGCCTCGGGCCCGCCGCAGATCCGCAACGCCGGCACGCTGGGCGGCAACATCGCCACGGCCGCGCCGACCGGTGACGCGCTGCCCGTGCTGGCCGCGCTGGAGGCCGTGCTCGTCATCGTCGGACCCGGCGGATCGCGGCGCGAGATCCCGGTCTCGCACCTGCTCGCCGGCCGGGAGATGCTCCGCCCCGGAGAGCTGATCGGCTTCGTGCGGGTGCCGTTGCTGCACGCGCCGCAGGTGTTCCTCAAGGCCACGGGACGTACGGGACCGGGGCGCGCGGTGGCGTCCGTGGGACTCGTACTGGACCCCGCGCGCCGGGGCGTGCGCTGCGCGATCGGCGCGGTCGCCCCGATGCCGCTGCGGCCGCTGGAAGCCGAGCAGTGGGTTGCTTCGTTGATCGACTGGGACGGGGACCGCAGTCTGGCCCCCGAGGCGCTGGAAGCCTTCGGCGAGTACGTCGCGGCGGCGTGCGTCCCCGACCAGGGGGAGCCGGTGGCTCCCGCAGTACTGCATTTGCGGCGGACGGTGGCCGTGCTGGCACGGAGGGCCCTGGGGAGGGCGCTGAGCTCATGA